The genomic DNA ACTCCGGGAATTTCACCCTTGAGGCTCAGAAATCGAAAACAAATACGGCACATCCGAAAACGTCGCAAAAATCCACGGACGCGACCACAGAGCCCGCATCGGTGATAGTCA from Nitrospira sp. ND1 includes the following:
- a CDS encoding type Z 30S ribosomal protein S14 is translated as MSRLALKNKAAAKSKFACRDYHRCGLCGRVRGFLRRFRMCRICFRFLSLKGEIPGVRKSSW